The segment AGCGCGCGAAGAAATCACGGAACGGCCCGATGAAACCTTCCTGCACGGCCACGGCGAAGGGCACGCGCTCACGCACGCGATGTTCCGGCTCGCGCGCGACCAGCACCGTGGCCAGCGGAATGAGCAGCAGGACGCATATGGCCATGTAGCCCTTCTGCCAGCCCAGCGCGTCCGCCACGATGAGGATGCCCGCGCCACCGGCGATCAGGCCCAGCCGATAGCCCAGCGTATACGTGGCGGCGAGCGCGCCCTGCGCTTCCGGCGGGGCGATCTCCACGCGGTAGGCGTCGACGGCGATGTCCACCGTGGCGCCGGCGAACGCGGCCAGCAGGGTCATCCCGAGGAACCGCGGCAGCGATTCCGACGGCGGGAACGCGGCCATGCCCATCAGGCCCGCCGCAAGCAGGAGCAAGGCGAACAGCAGCCAGCCGCGACGCTGGCCCAGCCGGCAGAACAGCGGAAGGTAGAGCTTGTCGACCGCCGGTGCCCAGACGAACTTGAAGTTGTAGGCGAAGGTAACGAAGGAGGCGACGCCGATGGCGCCGTAGTCCACGCCCGATTCCTTCAGCCACGCCGACAGCGTATTACCGACCAGCAGGAACGGCAGGCCCGAGGCCAGGCCGAGGAACAGCATGACCACCGCGCCCGGCTGGGCGAACGCGGCGAACAGCCCACGCCAGCCCTTGTAGCGGGCCTTCACCGCTGTTTCGGTCACTCGGCGTAGTCCACGGTGAACGGCGCATGGTCGGAGAAGCGCTCGTCGCGGTAGATCGAGCAATCACGCAGGCGATCGCGAAGCCCCGGCGTCACGATCTGGTAGTCGATGCGCCAACCCACGTTGTTCGCGCGGGCCTGGCCACGGTTGGACCACCACGTGTATTCCACGGCATCCGGCTTCAGCGCACGGAAGCTGTCGACCCAGCCGATCTCCTTGAACAGCAGGTCCAGCCAGGCACGCTCCTGCGGCAGGCAGCCGGAATTCTTCTGGTTCGAGGTCCAGTTCTTGATGTCGTCCTTGGTGTGCACGATGTTCCAGTCGCCGCACAGCACGTAGTCACGGCCGCTGGCGGCCCACTCGCGGAAGATCGGTGTCAGCCATTCCATGATGCGGAACTTGTACTGCTGGCGTTCGTCACCGGACGAACCGGAAGGGATGTAGAACGACACGACGCTGAGATTGCCGTAGCGCGCTTCGATGTAGCGCCCCTCGCAGTCGAAGTCCTCGCGGCCCAGCGACGTGCGGATTTCGTCCGGCTCGCGCTTCGAATAGATGGCGACGCCGCTGTAGCCCTTCTTGCTGCGGGCATCGTGATAGAAGCAATGATGGCCGTCCGGGCGGAACATCGGGTCGGTCAGCTGCGCTTCCTGCGCCTTGGTTTCCTGCAGGCAGACCACGTCGGCGTCCTGCTGGCGCAACCACTCGAAGACGCCCTTGGTGGCGGCCGAGCGGATGCCGTTGGCATTCAGGGAAATGATGCGCATGGGATCTCGTGTCGGGTAGCGATGCGCCCATGATAGCAACCGGGGCGTGCCCGGGCCCCTCGCGGTACCATGGCGCCTTGCTTTCACCGGACCCTATGCCGTGCACGATTATCAGCGCGAATTCATCGAGCTCACGCTCGCCCGAGACGTCCTTCGCTTCGGCGAGTTCACCCTGAAGTCCGGGCGCACCAGCCCCTACTTCTTCAATATGGGCCGGATTGATTCGGGCGCCGCGCTGGCCCGCCTCGGCCGCTCATACGCCGCGGCCGCCGTCCGTTCAGGCGTCGCCTTCGACATGCTGTTCGGCCCGGCCTACAAGGGCATCGCCCTCGCCGCCGCCACGGCTATCGCCCTGGCGGACACCCAGGACCGCGACGTGCCCTGGGCCTACAACCGCAAGGAAGCCAAGGACCACGGCGAAGGCGGCACCCTGGTAGGCGCCCCGCTCACCGGCCGGGTGCTGATCGTCGATGACGTGATGACCGCCGGCACCGCGGTGCGCGAATCGCTGGAACTGATCCGCGCGCAGGGCGCCGAGCCGGCCGGCGTGCTCATCGCGCTGGACCGCCAGGAACGCGGCCAGGGCGAGCTTTCCGCCGCCCAGGAAGTGGCCGCGCAGTTCGGCATCCCGGTCATCGCCATCGCCAGCCTGGCCGACGTGCTCACGTACGCCGGCGAACGGCCGGAACTGGCGGCTGAACATGAACGCCTCGTGGCCTATCGCGCGCAGTACGGCGTGAAGGCCTGACGAAACCCACGACCGCGTCACGCGGCCACAAGCGGTTGCAGCGGGCGCGTCGTTCACGGCGCGCGCCGCTGGCTATACTGCCCGCTCAGGAGGGGAAACCATGCGAGCAGTGCGTTACATCTGGGCGGGGACGGCGTTGATCGCTGCCATGTCCGCCACCGCCTTTCAGAACGACAAGAACAACAGCGCCTACCGCTATCGGTGGCGGGACGCGTCCGGGCAGTCGTACTTCAGCGACAGCCTGACGTCGGACGCCCTGAAGGTCGGGTACGACGTGGTGAATTCGCAGGGCATGGTCGTTCGCCATGTCGATCGCCAGCTCACCACGGACGAGCGCGCGGCCGCCAAGAAGGTGGCTGACCAGCAGGCTGCCGCGAAGGCCGTGGCCGACCAGCAGGCCCGCGACGATGCGCAGACCCTGAACGCCTACCCCACGGAAGAGGCGTACACCGCCGCCCGCCAGTCGCAGGTGGATAACTTCCACCAGGCCGTGAACACCACGCAGCTGAACCTGCAGGGCCAGGAGAAAACCCTCGCCGACCTGCTCAACCGCGCCGGCGACCTCGAGCGCGCCAAGCAGCCGGTGCCGCCGTACCTCACCGAGCGCATCGGCGAACAGCGCAATACGGTGGCCGGTCTGCGCGCCACCCTGCAGCGCCAGCAGGCCGCCGAAGCCTCGGCGAAGGCCGGCATGGCGGCGGATATCCAGCACTACCGCCAGCTCAAGGCCGCACGCGCCAACGGCGGCTAAGGCCGCCGTTCCCTCAGAAGGGCAGCTGCAGCTTCGCGTCCACGGCGTGAAGCTGCAGCCGGAAGGCCTGCTTCACCCGATCGAGCACCTTTGCGCTGTCGGCGTCGAAACGGAACACCAGGGCCGGCTGCGTGTGTGACGCACGGACGAGGCCCCAGCCATCCGGCCAGTCGGCACGAATGCCATCCAGCGTACTGAGCCGCGCATCGTCAAACGACGCCTTCGCACGGAAGGCCTCCATGAAGCGTGCCGGCGCACCCTCGGCCATCGGCAGGCGAATCTCCGGCGTGGACACGCTCTTCGGCAAGCCGTCGAAGATCTCCGCCGGCGTGCGCTCTTCCAGGTCCGCCGCAAGGATTTCCATCAGGCGCGCCGCGGCATAGATGCCGTCGTCGAAGCCGTACCAGCGATTGTTGTCGGCGAAGAAGAAGTGGCCGCTCATCTCGCCTGCCAGCGCCGCGCCGGTCTCGCGCATCTTCGCCTTGATCAGTGAATGCCCCGTGCGCCACATCAGCGGCACGCCGGCGGCATCCTGGATCACCTTGCGCAGGTGGCCCGTGCATTTCACGTCGTAGATGACCGTGGCACCCGGGTTACGCGCCAGCACGTCCTGCGCGTAGAGCATCAGCAGGCGGTCCGGGTAGATGATCTCGCCGGCCGGCGTCACCACGCCGAGGCGGTCGCCATCGCCGTCGAACGCGATGCCGATATCCGCGCCAATCGTGTGCACGGCGGCGATCAGGTCCGCCAGGTTGCGGGGGTCGGACGGGTCCGGATGATGGTTCGGGAAGCGTCCGTCCACATCGCAGTACAGCGGCACGACTTCGCAACCGATCTCTTCCAGGATGCGCGGGGCCACTTCGCTGGCGGCACCGTTACCGGCATCCACGACGATCTTCAGGCGGCGCTGGGTGGATACATCGTCGGCCACGCGCGTCACGTAGGCGTCGACCACGGACTGTTCGCGCCAGCTGCCGTGCCCGCCGGTCGGCAGGCCACCCGCGGCGATACGCCGATAAAGATCGGCCACCGCTTCTTCCGCCAGGGTCTCGCCGCCGATGACCACCTTGAAGCCGTTGTGATCGGCCGGGTTGTGGCTTCCCGTCACCGCCACGCCGCAGCCGGTCCCGAACTGGTAGCAGGCGAAATACACCAGGGGCGTGGGCACCACGCCCAGGTCGATGACGTCGATGCCCGCGTCGCGGAGGCCGTCGATCAGCGCGTTGGCCAGTTCAGGGCCGGATAGCCGGCCGTCACGACCGACGACGATCTCGCGCAATTCGCGTTCGTGCATCACCGCGCCCACAGCCTGGCCGATCAGCCGGGCCACGTCAGCGGTGAGCGTCGTGCCAACCACGCCACGAATGTCGTAGGCGCGGAAGATGGCCGGGTCCACCGTGACAGGGGCGGCCGCGGGAGCGGGTTTCGGCCGGGCCGGGGGTGCCGTGGACTCCTGGTGGCCATCGGCCATGCCCGGCGAGGGCGGAAGACGCGGCTTCCGCTGCACGTCGGCGACGAGCACTTCTTCCTCTTCGGGCTGCTGCATCACCACCACCGGCTCCGGACGGCTGCGCGCCCAGAGCAGGAAGGCACCGCCGCCCAGGCCGATCAGCGCCAGCAGCGCCGCCAGCACCTCGGAGTGCGGAATCACGATGAAGGCGTGCGGCATGGCGGCGAAGACATACAGCGCCGTGCCAGGGATGCGCTTGCCATTGGCCTCGATATCGCCGCTATTGCTGCCATCCACCAGCAGGATGAGGCTGTCCGGGCCGTCACCCTGGCGCAGCTCGAGGCGACCGCCATGCGGCGAGACGCTGGAAAAACGCGTCGCGATGCCATCGAACGGGTATTCCAGCCATGCCCATGCGCGCAGGGCGCCGCTCATCTGCACGGGCTCGACCACGCTCAGCTGGCGCTTGCCGTCGCGCGACTGCGTGCTGGCCGACGGCGGTTCCGCCGAGCCCAGCGCCGCCATGAGCTGGGCTGCCTTGGCATAGCCAAACTCGCGGTAGTTCGCGCGCACCACCTCGTCGAGGCCCGGGCTGAAGATCTCCACCGCCTGGGCCGCGGGTACAAGGGTACGCAGGCGGGCCGCCGCCGCGGGGCGATCATCAATCGTGGCCAGCAGCGTCGGATCCGCCACCGCGCCCTGGAACTGCTTGCGCAGGCCCGCGTACTCGGTGGTCAGCGCACTGACCACCTCGGTCTGCGCCGTCCGGACCTGGGCCGCCGCGTTTTCCTCATCGGCGATCAGCCACGCCTGCCAGGCGCAGAACGCGCCCGACACGATAAGCACGGTCGCTCCCACCAGCGTGAGCAGCTGCCGTGCATTGACGCGAGGCCCCCGCCCCACCCCTCCTGCTTTCCGAGCCATGTTGCCCCTTACCCTCTCGGAGGATCAGTTAACGCCGGTGGATCCAAAACCGCCCTCGCCCCGGCGCGACGGTGAAAACCCGTCGACGACGCGCAGGCGCGCCCGCCCGACCGGCACGAGCAATAATTGCGCAATACGGTCCCCGGGTGTGATGGTCAATTCGGCAGTTCCACGATTCCATGCCGAAATCATCAGCGGCCCCTGGTAGTCCGCGTCGATCACGCCCACCAGGTTACCCATGACCAGGCCCTGCTTATGGCCCAGCCCGGAACGCGGCACGATGAGCGCGCACCAGCCGGGGTCGCCGATATGAATGGCCATGCCCGTGGGCACCAGCACGCTTTCGCCCGGTTTCAGGGTGAGGGGCGCTTCCACGGCGGCGCGCAGGTCCATGCCCGCGCTGCCGTCCGTCGCCGGTTCCGGCAGGGGGATGCTGTCGCCCAGGCGGGGGTCCAGCACCTTCAGTTCAATGTCGATCAAGAGCGAAGTCCCTGGCTAGCAAGAAAGCGGTGCGCCACGTGCGTCAGCAGCTGGCGCGCCAGCTCGGTTTTCGCCACACGCGGCAGGGCCACGTCGCCGTCGGCCCAGAACAGGTGCAGGGCGTTGTCGGCCACTTCGAATCCCCGGCCCTCGCCCACCTCGTTGGCCGCGATCATGTCCAGGCCCTTCCGCGCGAGCTTGTCGCGGGCGTAGCCGGCCACGTCACGGGTTTCGGCGGCAAAGCCGACCAGGAACGGACGGCGGGGGAGCGCGGCCAGCGCGCCGATGATGTCGGGGTTTTCGGTCAGCTCAAGGCGCAGCGGCTCGCCGCCGGCCTTCTTCAGCTTGTGCCCGGCCGTTTCGCTGGGGCGGTAGTCGCCCACCGCCGCCGCACCGATATAGATGTCGGCGCCCTCGGTCGCGGCCAACACGGCATCGTGCATCTGCCGCGCGCTGCGGACGTCCACCCGGTTCACGCCGGGCGGCGTCGGCAGCGACACCGGGCCGGCGATCAGGGTCACGTCGGCGCCGGCATCGCGCGCGGCGGCGGCCACGGCGAAGCCCATCCGGCCGGAGCTGCGGTTGCCGATGAAGCGCACCGGGTCGATGTCTTCGTACGTCGGGCCCGCACTGACCACCACGCGACGGCCACGCAGCGGCTGCTCGCCGAACGACGCCACCATGATGTCGCGCAGTTCATGCGGCTCGAGCATGCGCCCGGAGCCGATGTCGCCGCAGGCCTGGTCGCCATCGGCCGGCCCCAGCACCTGCACCCCGCGCACGCGCAGCGTGCCGATGTTGGCCTGCACGGCCAGGTTCGCCCACATCTGCTGGTTCATGGCCGGGGCCACGTACACCGGGGCGGCGGTGGCGAGCACCACGGTGGAAAGAAGGTCGTTGGCGAAGCCATGCGCCAGCCGCGCGATGGTATCGGCGCTGGCCGGTGCGATCAGCACGCGCTCGGCCCATTTCGCCAGTTCGATATGACCCATGGCCGCTTCGCCCGCCTCGTCCCACAGGCTCACCCGCACCGGCTGGCCGGACAGCGCCTGGAAGGTGGTCGGGGTGACGAAATGGGTGGCGCCCTCGGTCATGACGATGCGCACGTCGGCGTCGAGGTCGCGCAAGCGGCGGACCAGCTCGCAGACCTTGTAGGCAGCGATGCCGCCGGTGACGCCAATCAGGATGCGACGCTCGCGGAGAGTCATGACAGGGCAAGGCATGGCGGCAGGACGCGTTAGCTTAACGGATTTCACCTACGCACCAGCGTGGGCACCGGTCAGGGCGCTTTTCGGAATCCTTCTATCGTCAGCGCCGGGCCGGCAACCTTAACGTGGGACCCCAGCCGCGAGACGGCCCCCGCAAAGGAAGCGCACGATGCCACGCCAACCGTCCACCGAACCCCGACCCAAGCCCCGGGCCCGCGATGCCGCCCCTTCCGAAGCGGCCTGGTCCAACCCCATCCCCGCGTGGCCGCTCCGCGAGCGCCCCCGCGAACGCCTGCTCGCGCAGGGGCCGGCCGCCCTGTCCGACGCCGAGCTCCTCGCGGTGTTGCTGGGCAACGGCAGCCGCGGCGTCGACGCCGTGGCCACCGGGCGGGCGCTGCTCAGCGGTGCGGGAAGCCTCAGCCGCCTGCTGGGTGGCGTGGCCGAGCTGCCGCCCGTCCCCGGCGTCGGCCCGGTCAAGCGCGCCCGGCTCGTTGCCGCGATCGAGCTGGCCCGCCGCTCCCTGGAGGAAGGCCTGGAGGCGCTGCCCTGCATCACCAGTGTCGAGGAGTGCTTCGCCTTCCTGAAGGCGAAGCTGTGCCACCTGGAACACGAGGTCGTCGGCTGCCTGTTCCTGGACGCCCGGCAACAGGTGACGGGCTTTGAGATCCTCGGCCACGGCACGATCAACGAGGCCACGCTGCATCCCCGCGAACTGATCCGCGGCTGCCTGCGCCACCATGCGGTCAATGTCATCCTGGTGCACAACCACCCGTCCGGGGATCCCAACCCCAGCCCGGACGACCAGTCGATGACGCTCACCATGAAGGACGCCCTGGAGCTGCTTAACGTGAAGTTGCTCGACCACATCGTGGTCGGCTCGGGCGTGCCCATGTCCATGGCCGCCCTACGGATGCTTGGCGACTGAGGCCAAAAAAAAGACGGCGCGAGTGCCGCTCGCGCCGTCCTGGGTCACCTACGTCGAGGGAGGGGCTTCGATAACCCGTGCGTGCCTTGGGCCGGGGAGACACCGGGCACAAAAAAAGTGTGACAGGGCGCGATGACAGGCCTGTGACGTGCCGGTTCCGGGTATGTGGCGCACTTGCAAATTCCGACTTATGCACATCGGACGTTTTTCGCAGTTGGCCGTCACAGCTGTTGTCCCGGCGCAGGTCAGCGTGCCAAGTGCATGATTCTTGGGGATTTGACTTGTTACGCATCGATGTCACGGCAGCGCGCGACCGGCGAAGGGTGGCGGCGTGGCGTATTGCCCACAGAGTTATCCACAGGCTGTGGGCTTCACCGGGGCGCCTCTGGCGGCAGGCCGCGTAGCCCCTTTCTGCTAGGATTACCGGTTCCATCTCCGTGTCGCGAAGCCCGTGAAACAAGAGCTCAAACAACTCGTCCTGCAGGCCATCGGCGCGCTGCGGGAGTCCGGCAAACTGCCGTCCGACTTCGTGGCCCCGACGTTCGTCATCGAGCGCACGCGCAGCCGTGAGCACGGCGATTTCGCGACCAACGCCGCCATGATGATGGCCAAGGCCGCCGGCCGGAAGCCGCTCGACATCGCCACCGACCTGGTCGAGGCCCTCACGGCCTCCCCGCTGGTGGGCAAGGTCGAGATCGCCGGCCCGGGCTTCATCAACTTCTTCCTGGCGCCCGCGGCGTTCCACGCCGAGATCGACCGCGCCCTGGCCGAAACCGACCGCTACGGCCATAACCGCGATGGCGGTGGCCGCACGGCGGGCGTCGAGTACGTGTCGGCCAACCCGACCGGCCCCCTGCACGTAGGCCACGGCCGCGCGGCGGCCATCGGCGACAGCATCGGCCGCCTGCTCCACGCCACCGGCTACAAGGTGTTCCGCGAGTTCTATTACAACGACGCGGGCGTGCAGATCGCCAACCTGGCCCTGTCCACCCAGTGCCGCGCCAAGGGCATCGCCCCGGACGAGGCTGGCTGGCCGGAATCCGGCTACCGCGGCGATTACATCGCCGAAGTCGCCCGCGCGTTCCTGGCGAAGGAATCCGTCGAGGCCGATGGCGAAACCGTCACCGCGTCCGGCAACGCCGACGACCTGGACGACGTGCGCCGCTTCGCCGTGGCCTACCTGCGCCGCGAGCAGGATCTCGACCTGAAGGCCTTCGGCGTCTCGTTCGACACCTACTACCTCGAGTCCTCGCTCTACAGCGAAGGCAAGGTGGAAGAGACGGTGCGCGAGCTGGTGGCCCATGGCCACACCTACGAGGAAGGCGGCGCACTGTGGCTGCGCTCCACGGATTTCGGTGACGACAAGGACCGCGTCATGCGCAAGTCCGACGGCACCTACACCTACTTCCTGCCGGACGTCGCCTACCACCGCACCAAGTGGCAGCGCGGCTACGAG is part of the Luteibacter pinisoli genome and harbors:
- the pyrE gene encoding orotate phosphoribosyltransferase, with protein sequence MHDYQREFIELTLARDVLRFGEFTLKSGRTSPYFFNMGRIDSGAALARLGRSYAAAAVRSGVAFDMLFGPAYKGIALAAATAIALADTQDRDVPWAYNRKEAKDHGEGGTLVGAPLTGRVLIVDDVMTAGTAVRESLELIRAQGAEPAGVLIALDRQERGQGELSAAQEVAAQFGIPVIAIASLADVLTYAGERPELAAEHERLVAYRAQYGVKA
- a CDS encoding DUF4124 domain-containing protein, which codes for MRAVRYIWAGTALIAAMSATAFQNDKNNSAYRYRWRDASGQSYFSDSLTSDALKVGYDVVNSQGMVVRHVDRQLTTDERAAAKKVADQQAAAKAVADQQARDDAQTLNAYPTEEAYTAARQSQVDNFHQAVNTTQLNLQGQEKTLADLLNRAGDLERAKQPVPPYLTERIGEQRNTVAGLRATLQRQQAAEASAKAGMAADIQHYRQLKAARANGG
- a CDS encoding exodeoxyribonuclease III, with the protein product MRIISLNANGIRSAATKGVFEWLRQQDADVVCLQETKAQEAQLTDPMFRPDGHHCFYHDARSKKGYSGVAIYSKREPDEIRTSLGREDFDCEGRYIEARYGNLSVVSFYIPSGSSGDERQQYKFRIMEWLTPIFREWAASGRDYVLCGDWNIVHTKDDIKNWTSNQKNSGCLPQERAWLDLLFKEIGWVDSFRALKPDAVEYTWWSNRGQARANNVGWRIDYQIVTPGLRDRLRDCSIYRDERFSDHAPFTVDYAE
- the radC gene encoding RadC family protein, producing MPRQPSTEPRPKPRARDAAPSEAAWSNPIPAWPLRERPRERLLAQGPAALSDAELLAVLLGNGSRGVDAVATGRALLSGAGSLSRLLGGVAELPPVPGVGPVKRARLVAAIELARRSLEEGLEALPCITSVEECFAFLKAKLCHLEHEVVGCLFLDARQQVTGFEILGHGTINEATLHPRELIRGCLRHHAVNVILVHNHPSGDPNPSPDDQSMTLTMKDALELLNVKLLDHIVVGSGVPMSMAALRMLGD
- a CDS encoding phosphomannomutase/phosphoglucomutase, producing the protein MARKAGGVGRGPRVNARQLLTLVGATVLIVSGAFCAWQAWLIADEENAAAQVRTAQTEVVSALTTEYAGLRKQFQGAVADPTLLATIDDRPAAAARLRTLVPAAQAVEIFSPGLDEVVRANYREFGYAKAAQLMAALGSAEPPSASTQSRDGKRQLSVVEPVQMSGALRAWAWLEYPFDGIATRFSSVSPHGGRLELRQGDGPDSLILLVDGSNSGDIEANGKRIPGTALYVFAAMPHAFIVIPHSEVLAALLALIGLGGGAFLLWARSRPEPVVVMQQPEEEEVLVADVQRKPRLPPSPGMADGHQESTAPPARPKPAPAAAPVTVDPAIFRAYDIRGVVGTTLTADVARLIGQAVGAVMHERELREIVVGRDGRLSGPELANALIDGLRDAGIDVIDLGVVPTPLVYFACYQFGTGCGVAVTGSHNPADHNGFKVVIGGETLAEEAVADLYRRIAAGGLPTGGHGSWREQSVVDAYVTRVADDVSTQRRLKIVVDAGNGAASEVAPRILEEIGCEVVPLYCDVDGRFPNHHPDPSDPRNLADLIAAVHTIGADIGIAFDGDGDRLGVVTPAGEIIYPDRLLMLYAQDVLARNPGATVIYDVKCTGHLRKVIQDAAGVPLMWRTGHSLIKAKMRETGAALAGEMSGHFFFADNNRWYGFDDGIYAAARLMEILAADLEERTPAEIFDGLPKSVSTPEIRLPMAEGAPARFMEAFRAKASFDDARLSTLDGIRADWPDGWGLVRASHTQPALVFRFDADSAKVLDRVKQAFRLQLHAVDAKLQLPF
- a CDS encoding AmpG family muropeptide MFS transporter — encoded protein: MTETAVKARYKGWRGLFAAFAQPGAVVMLFLGLASGLPFLLVGNTLSAWLKESGVDYGAIGVASFVTFAYNFKFVWAPAVDKLYLPLFCRLGQRRGWLLFALLLLAAGLMGMAAFPPSESLPRFLGMTLLAAFAGATVDIAVDAYRVEIAPPEAQGALAATYTLGYRLGLIAGGAGILIVADALGWQKGYMAICVLLLIPLATVLVAREPEHRVRERVPFAVAVQEGFIGPFRDFFARFGVALSLGLLLFVALFRLPDQMLGVMAYPFYLDAGFSKTQIAEVSKVYGVIVGIAGALLGGWAVTRFEMRRLLVVSAIGVALSNMLYLLMAQNPGQTWAFVATLSGDNFAQGFAGPVLVAFMSGLVNRRFTATQYALLSALANLPGKLLGGFSGFLVKDAGYTALFVVSTVSIVPTLIVLAILWRGLPAPAAVEE
- the coaBC gene encoding bifunctional phosphopantothenoylcysteine decarboxylase/phosphopantothenate--cysteine ligase CoaBC, whose product is MTLRERRILIGVTGGIAAYKVCELVRRLRDLDADVRIVMTEGATHFVTPTTFQALSGQPVRVSLWDEAGEAAMGHIELAKWAERVLIAPASADTIARLAHGFANDLLSTVVLATAAPVYVAPAMNQQMWANLAVQANIGTLRVRGVQVLGPADGDQACGDIGSGRMLEPHELRDIMVASFGEQPLRGRRVVVSAGPTYEDIDPVRFIGNRSSGRMGFAVAAAARDAGADVTLIAGPVSLPTPPGVNRVDVRSARQMHDAVLAATEGADIYIGAAAVGDYRPSETAGHKLKKAGGEPLRLELTENPDIIGALAALPRRPFLVGFAAETRDVAGYARDKLARKGLDMIAANEVGEGRGFEVADNALHLFWADGDVALPRVAKTELARQLLTHVAHRFLASQGLRS
- the argS gene encoding arginine--tRNA ligase, encoding MKQELKQLVLQAIGALRESGKLPSDFVAPTFVIERTRSREHGDFATNAAMMMAKAAGRKPLDIATDLVEALTASPLVGKVEIAGPGFINFFLAPAAFHAEIDRALAETDRYGHNRDGGGRTAGVEYVSANPTGPLHVGHGRAAAIGDSIGRLLHATGYKVFREFYYNDAGVQIANLALSTQCRAKGIAPDEAGWPESGYRGDYIAEVARAFLAKESVEADGETVTASGNADDLDDVRRFAVAYLRREQDLDLKAFGVSFDTYYLESSLYSEGKVEETVRELVAHGHTYEEGGALWLRSTDFGDDKDRVMRKSDGTYTYFLPDVAYHRTKWQRGYERAITELGSDHHGSLARVKAGLQALDAGIPKNWPEYVLHQMVTVMRGGEEVKISKRAGSYVTLRDLIDEAGRDATRYFLIARKADSQLVFDIDLARSQSNDNPVYYIQYAHARACRVFRELADRGLSTDRGNGLAKLPLLDTEHEQALMVELSRYPEVVEAAGINLEPHLIAQYLRELAGALHSYYHEHKWIVDDADLRDARLTLVAATQQVLRNGLDLLGISAPESM
- the dut gene encoding dUTP diphosphatase, yielding MIDIELKVLDPRLGDSIPLPEPATDGSAGMDLRAAVEAPLTLKPGESVLVPTGMAIHIGDPGWCALIVPRSGLGHKQGLVMGNLVGVIDADYQGPLMISAWNRGTAELTITPGDRIAQLLLVPVGRARLRVVDGFSPSRRGEGGFGSTGVN